A window of Equus caballus isolate H_3958 breed thoroughbred chromosome 10, TB-T2T, whole genome shotgun sequence contains these coding sequences:
- the WDR62 gene encoding WD repeat-containing protein 62 isoform X26 encodes MAAIGPGGFARNDAVEKLPSVMAGVSARRSQSSPPPAPPVCLRRRTRPLAAPEDTMQNRVSLEKVLGITAQNSNGLTCDPGTGHVAYLAGCVVVILNPKENKQQHIFNTARKSLSALAFSPDGKYIVTGENGHRPAVRIWDVDEKSQVAEMLGHKYGVACVAFSPNMKHIVSMGYQHDMVLNVWDWKKGILVASNKVSCRVIALSFSEDSSYFVTVGNRHVRFWFLEVSTEAKVTGTVPLVGRSGILGELHNNVFCGVACGRGRMAGNAFCVSYSGLLCQFNEKRVLEKWINLKVSLSSCLCVSQELIFCGCTDGIVRIFQAHSLHYLANLPKPHYLGVDVAQGLEPSFLFHRKAEAVYPDTVALTFDPIHQWLSCVYKDHSIYIWDVKDINKVGKMWSELFHSSYVWNVEVYPEFEDQRACLPSGSFLTCSSDNTIRFWNMDSSPDSHWQKNIFSNTLLKVVYVENDIQHLQDMSHFPDRGSENGTPLDVKAGVRVMQVSPDGQHLASGDRSGNLRIHELHFMDELVKVEAHDAEVLCLEYSKPETGLTLLASASRDRLIHVLNVEKNYNLEQTLDDHSSSITAIKFAGTRDIQMISCGADKSIYFRSAQQASDGLHFVRTHHVAEKTTLYDMDIDITQKYVAVACQDRNVRVYNTVNGKQKKCYKGSQGDEGSLLKVHVDPSGTFLATSCSDKSISVIDFYSGECIAKMFGHSEIVTSMKFTYDCRHLITVSGDSCVFIWHLGPELTNCMKQHLLEIDRREQQRQETKDGMWSSQPRQETYVSMPSETCSLSPGEQTEDELEDECEPEELLKTPSKESLDPDPQCLLTNGKLPLWAKRLLGDDDDVVDGSAFHARRSYQPHGRWAERADQEPLKTILDARDLDCYFTPMKPESLEDSLLDTVEPQSPAGLLSEPESPRDDGCGHPSFLPLQRESSEASELIIYSPEAEVTVTGTDSEDCAKEGMREPGDQQGDCYLQVPSIGLKHQSPPEDSGESEANLECSFATIHSSPPQPDPDPRFDVPMPPTPELFHGSLRDVQASEAEDYFNPRLSISAQFLSRLQNTSRFSHTCPPQLPLHLGKPPEVKRSDFRGSQPRAEPPRVDAGCTSPGRTSVLSVGMAEEPLEPLEAWCPLNAPSLLQGSPRRWGEPGMPAPLELSSVETIVHRLQTTFQEALDLYHLVVSSDQVSAEQRQARTELASTFHWIHCQLEANDWLLGTDVAPDQALPSPGPPSPPTLCPLASPDLHALLEHYSELLVQAVRRKARGD; translated from the exons GTGTCACTCGAGAAGGTGCTCGGCATCACAGCTCAGAACAGCAATGGCCTAACCTGTGACCCCGGCACAGGCCACGTGGCCTACCTGGCAGG ctgtgtggtGGTGATTTTGAACCCCAAGGAGAACAAGCAGCAGCACATTTTTAATACTGCCAG GAAGTCTCTGAGTGCTCTGGCCTTCTCCCCTGATGGGAAGTACATAGTGACGGGGGAG AACGGGCACAGGCCTGCCGTGCGCATCTGGGACGTGGATGAGAAGAGTCAGGTGGCAGAGATGCTGGGCCACAAATACGGCGTGGCCTGTGTGGCCTTCTCCCCCAACATGAAGCACATCGTGTCCATGGGCTACCAGCACGATATGGTGCTCAACGTCTGGGACTGGAAG AAAGGCATTTTGGTGGCTTCCAACAAGGTCTCATGCAGAGTTATCGCCCTCTCCTTCTCCGAGGACAGCAGCTATTTTGTCACCGTTGGGAACCGGCATGTGAGGTTCTGGTTCTTGGAAGTCTCCACTGAGGCAAAG GTGACGGGCACGGTGCCCCTCGTGGGGCGCTCAGGCATCCTGGGTGAGCTGCACAACAACGTCTTCTGTGGTGTGGCTTGTGGCCGGGGCCGGATGGCAGGCAATGCCTTCTGTGTGTCCTACTCGGGCCTCCTCTGCCAGTTCAACGAGAAGAGGGTACTAGAGAAGTGGATCAACCTAAAG GTCTCCTTGTCTTCCTGCCTCTGTGTCAGCCAGGAGCTCATCTTCTGCGGCTGCACAGATGGGATAGTCCGCATCTTCCAGGCCCACAGCCTGCACTACCTCGCCAACCTGCCCAAGCCACACTACCTCGGGGTGGACGTGGCGCAGGGCCTGGAGCCCAG CTTCCTCTTCCACAGGAAGGCAGAAGCAGTCTACCCAGATACAGTGGCGCTGACCTTCGACCCCATCCACCAGTGGCTGTCCTGCGTGTATAAAGACCACAGCATCTACATCTGGGATGTCAAAGACATCAACAAAGTAGGCAAGATGTGGTCGGAGCTCTTCCACAGCTCCTACGTCTGGAATGTGGAG GTGTATCCTGAGTTTGAAGATCAGAGAGCTTGTCTGCCATCAGGATCTTTTCTGACTTGTTCCTCAGACAACACCATCCGCTTCTGGAACATGGATAGCAGCCCTGACTCTCACTGGCAGAAAAACATCTTCAGTAAT ACCCTGCTGAAGGTAGTGTATGTGGAGAACGACATccagcacctgcaggacatgtcCCACTTCCCAGACCGAGGGAGCGAGAATGGGACACCTCTGGACGTGAAGGCCGGGGTGCGAGTCATGCAGGTCAGTCCTGACGGCCAGCACTTGGCTTCAGGCGACCGAAGTGGAAATCTGAG GATCCACGAGCTGCACTTCATGGACGAGCTGGTCAAGGTGGAGGCCCACGACGCCGAGGTGCTGTGCCTGGAGTACTCCAAGCCCGAGACGG GGCTGACCTTGCTGGCCTCAGCCAGTCGGGACCGACTGATCCACGTGCTGAACGTGGAGAAGAACTACAACCTGGAGCAGACCCTGGACGACCACTCCTCCTCCATCACAGCCATCAAGTTCGCTG GCACCAGAGACATCCAGATGATCAGCTGTGGGGCTGACAAGAGCATCTACTTTCGCAGTGCCCAGCAG GCCTCGGATGGACTACACTTTGTCCGTACCCACCACGTAGCAGAGAAGACCACCTTGTATGACATGGACATTGACATCACCCAGAAGTATGTGGCTGTGGCCTGCCAAGACCGCAATGTAAG AGTCTACAACACGGTGAACGGGAAGCAGAAGAAGTGCTATAAGGGCTCCCAGGGTGACGAGGGCTCCCTGCTGAAG GTCCACGTGGACCCCTCAGGCACCTTCCTGGCCACAAGCTGCTCTGACAAAAGCATCTCCGTGATCGACTTTTACTCGGGCGAGTGCATTGCCAAGATGTTTGGCCATTCAG AAATCGTCACCAGCATGAAGTTCACCTATGACTGTCGTCACTTGATCACAGTGTCTGGAGACAG CTGCGTGTTCATCTGGCACCTGGGCCCGGAGCTCACCAACTGCATGAAGCAGCACTTGCTGGAGATCGACCGCCGGGAGCAGCAGCGGCAGGAAACGAAGGACGGGATGTGGAGCAGCCAGCCCAG GCAGGAGACATATGTATCCATGCCCAGCGAGACATGCTCCCTAAGCCCTGGAGAACAGACGGAGGATGAGCTGGAAGACGAGTGTGAACCTGAAGAGTTGCTGAAGACACCGTCCAAGGAGAGCTTGGATCCAG ATCCTCAGTGCCTGCTGACCAACGGCAAGCTGCCACTCTGGGCAAAGCGGCTG CTAGGAGATGACGATGATGTGGTGGATGGCTCAGCCTTCCATGCCAGGCGCAGCTACCAGCCGCATGGCCGCTGGGCAGAGCGGGCTGACCAGGAGCCCCTCAAGACCATCCTGGATGCCCGGGACCTGGATTGCTACTTTACCCCCATGAAGCCCGAGAGCCTGGAGGACTCCCTTCTGGATACAGTGGAGCCACAGAGCCCGGCGGGCCTGCTGAGCGAG CCCGAGAGTCCCCGGGACGATGGCTGTGGgcatccctccttcctgcccctacAGAGGGAGTCCTCTGAGGCCAGCGAGCTCATCATCTACTCCCCAGAGGCGGAGGTGACGGTCACAGGGACAGACAG CGAGGACTGTGCGAAGGAGGGGATGAGGGAGCCCGGAGACCAGCAAGGCGACTGCTACCTCCAGGTCCCCTCCATCGGCTTGAAGCATCAGAGCCCACCTGAGG ACTCAGGGGAGTCAGAGGCCAACTTGGAGTGCAGCTTCGCCACCATCCACTCCTCCCCTCCACAGCCGGACCCAGACCCTCGATTTGACGTGCCAATGCCCCCAACACCAG AGCTCTTCCACGGATCCCTGAGGGACGTGCAGGCCTCTGAGGCTGAGGACTACTTCAATCCCCGGCTGAGCATCTCGGCCCAGTTCCTCTCCCGCCTCCAGAACACATCCAG GTTCAGCCACACCTGCCCTCCCCAGCTGCCCCTGCACCTTGGGAAGCCCCCAGAGGTCAAACGGTCAGACTTCAGAGGGAGCCAGCCCAGAGCAGAGCCCCCAAGAGTGGATGCTGGTTGCACCTCCCCGGGCAGGACCAGT GTTCTCTCTGTGGGGATGGCTGAGGAGCCCCTCGAGCCCCTGGAGGCCTGGTGCCCACTGA atGCGCCCAGTCTACTGCAGGGCAGCCCCAGACGGTGGGGGGAGCCTGGGATGCCGGCTCCCCTTGAGCTGAGCAGTGTGGAGACCATTGTGCACAGACTGCAGACTACCTTCCAGGAAGCTCTGGACCTTTACCACCTG GTGGTCTCCAGTGACCAGGTGAGCGCTGAGCAGCGGCAGGCCCGGACTGAGCTGGCCTCCACCTTCCACTGGATCCACTGCCAGTTAGAGGCCAATGACTGGCTGCTTGGAACTGATGTGGCCCCAGACCAGGCCCTGCCTAGCCCAGGGCCCCCTTCCCCCCCTACATTGTGCCCCCTTGCCAGCCCCGATTTGCACGCCCTGCTGGAACACTACTCGGAGCTGCTGGTGCAGGCTGTGCGGAGGAAGGCCCGGGGGGACTGA
- the WDR62 gene encoding WD repeat-containing protein 62 isoform X15: MAAIGPGGFARNDAVEKLPSVMAGVSARRSQSSPPPAPPVCLRRRTRPLAAPEDTMQNRVSLEKVLGITAQNSNGLTCDPGTGHVAYLAGCVVVILNPKENKQQHIFNTARKSLSALAFSPDGKYIVTGENGHRPAVRIWDVDEKSQVAEMLGHKYGVACVAFSPNMKHIVSMGYQHDMVLNVWDWKKGILVASNKVSCRVIALSFSEDSSYFVTVGNRHVRFWFLEVSTEAKVTGTVPLVGRSGILGELHNNVFCGVACGRGRMAGNAFCVSYSGLLCQFNEKRVLEKWINLKVSLSSCLCVSQELIFCGCTDGIVRIFQAHSLHYLANLPKPHYLGVDVAQGLEPSFLFHRKAEAVYPDTVALTFDPIHQWLSCVYKDHSIYIWDVKDINKVGKMWSELFHSSYVWNVEVYPEFEDQRACLPSGSFLTCSSDNTIRFWNMDSSPDSHWQKNIFSNTLLKVVYVENDIQHLQDMSHFPDRGSENGTPLDVKAGVRVMQVSPDGQHLASGDRSGNLRIHELHFMDELVKVEAHDAEVLCLEYSKPETGLTLLASASRDRLIHVLNVEKNYNLEQTLDDHSSSITAIKFAGTRDIQMISCGADKSIYFRSAQQASDGLHFVRTHHVAEKTTLYDMDIDITQKYVAVACQDRNVRVYNTVNGKQKKCYKGSQGDEGSLLKVHVDPSGTFLATSCSDKSISVIDFYSGECIAKMFGHSEIVTSMKFTYDCRHLITVSGDSCVFIWHLGPELTNCMKQHLLEIDRREQQRQETKDGMWSSQPRQETYVSMPSETCSLSPGEQTEDELEDECEPEELLKTPSKESLDPDPQCLLTNGKLPLWAKRLLGDDDDVVDGSAFHARRSYQPHGRWAERADQEPLKTILDARDLDCYFTPMKPESLEDSLLDTVEPQSPAGLLSEPESPRDDGCGHPSFLPLQRESSEASELIIYSPEAEVTVTGTDSEDCAKEGMREPGDQQGDCYLQVPSIGLKHQSPPEGCPGTAEELSQPEVPSISNGSLPQTPEQEKFLRHHFETLTDAPPEELFHGSLRDVQASEAEDYFNPRLSISAQFLSRLQNTSRFSHTCPPQLPLHLGKPPEVKRSDFRGSQPRAEPPRVDAGCTSPGRTSVLSVGMAEEPLEPLEAWCPLMLPTDGKPLTPTALPTPGLAQEVCTPSTRSYLQTTASSRAKMSRSISVEDRESPVLAELPRPLRRPSSMGELASLGQDLQAVSTAAPSSDSEAQEPALPSWGNHEARASLKLTLSNICDGLLLPPPLLEPPTTCVWSQEPVATQPDVMAATASFLAHSPMDGSTLRLHNSAFLPRLPAPEPLNTPAHPNKPPLPEASPGAPGSITSLLEPTPDAPSLLQGSPRRWGEPGMPAPLELSSVETIVHRLQTTFQEALDLYHLVVSSDQVSAEQRQARTELASTFHWIHCQLEANDWLLGTDVAPDQALPSPGPPSPPTLCPLASPDLHALLEHYSELLVQAVRRKARGD, encoded by the exons GTGTCACTCGAGAAGGTGCTCGGCATCACAGCTCAGAACAGCAATGGCCTAACCTGTGACCCCGGCACAGGCCACGTGGCCTACCTGGCAGG ctgtgtggtGGTGATTTTGAACCCCAAGGAGAACAAGCAGCAGCACATTTTTAATACTGCCAG GAAGTCTCTGAGTGCTCTGGCCTTCTCCCCTGATGGGAAGTACATAGTGACGGGGGAG AACGGGCACAGGCCTGCCGTGCGCATCTGGGACGTGGATGAGAAGAGTCAGGTGGCAGAGATGCTGGGCCACAAATACGGCGTGGCCTGTGTGGCCTTCTCCCCCAACATGAAGCACATCGTGTCCATGGGCTACCAGCACGATATGGTGCTCAACGTCTGGGACTGGAAG AAAGGCATTTTGGTGGCTTCCAACAAGGTCTCATGCAGAGTTATCGCCCTCTCCTTCTCCGAGGACAGCAGCTATTTTGTCACCGTTGGGAACCGGCATGTGAGGTTCTGGTTCTTGGAAGTCTCCACTGAGGCAAAG GTGACGGGCACGGTGCCCCTCGTGGGGCGCTCAGGCATCCTGGGTGAGCTGCACAACAACGTCTTCTGTGGTGTGGCTTGTGGCCGGGGCCGGATGGCAGGCAATGCCTTCTGTGTGTCCTACTCGGGCCTCCTCTGCCAGTTCAACGAGAAGAGGGTACTAGAGAAGTGGATCAACCTAAAG GTCTCCTTGTCTTCCTGCCTCTGTGTCAGCCAGGAGCTCATCTTCTGCGGCTGCACAGATGGGATAGTCCGCATCTTCCAGGCCCACAGCCTGCACTACCTCGCCAACCTGCCCAAGCCACACTACCTCGGGGTGGACGTGGCGCAGGGCCTGGAGCCCAG CTTCCTCTTCCACAGGAAGGCAGAAGCAGTCTACCCAGATACAGTGGCGCTGACCTTCGACCCCATCCACCAGTGGCTGTCCTGCGTGTATAAAGACCACAGCATCTACATCTGGGATGTCAAAGACATCAACAAAGTAGGCAAGATGTGGTCGGAGCTCTTCCACAGCTCCTACGTCTGGAATGTGGAG GTGTATCCTGAGTTTGAAGATCAGAGAGCTTGTCTGCCATCAGGATCTTTTCTGACTTGTTCCTCAGACAACACCATCCGCTTCTGGAACATGGATAGCAGCCCTGACTCTCACTGGCAGAAAAACATCTTCAGTAAT ACCCTGCTGAAGGTAGTGTATGTGGAGAACGACATccagcacctgcaggacatgtcCCACTTCCCAGACCGAGGGAGCGAGAATGGGACACCTCTGGACGTGAAGGCCGGGGTGCGAGTCATGCAGGTCAGTCCTGACGGCCAGCACTTGGCTTCAGGCGACCGAAGTGGAAATCTGAG GATCCACGAGCTGCACTTCATGGACGAGCTGGTCAAGGTGGAGGCCCACGACGCCGAGGTGCTGTGCCTGGAGTACTCCAAGCCCGAGACGG GGCTGACCTTGCTGGCCTCAGCCAGTCGGGACCGACTGATCCACGTGCTGAACGTGGAGAAGAACTACAACCTGGAGCAGACCCTGGACGACCACTCCTCCTCCATCACAGCCATCAAGTTCGCTG GCACCAGAGACATCCAGATGATCAGCTGTGGGGCTGACAAGAGCATCTACTTTCGCAGTGCCCAGCAG GCCTCGGATGGACTACACTTTGTCCGTACCCACCACGTAGCAGAGAAGACCACCTTGTATGACATGGACATTGACATCACCCAGAAGTATGTGGCTGTGGCCTGCCAAGACCGCAATGTAAG AGTCTACAACACGGTGAACGGGAAGCAGAAGAAGTGCTATAAGGGCTCCCAGGGTGACGAGGGCTCCCTGCTGAAG GTCCACGTGGACCCCTCAGGCACCTTCCTGGCCACAAGCTGCTCTGACAAAAGCATCTCCGTGATCGACTTTTACTCGGGCGAGTGCATTGCCAAGATGTTTGGCCATTCAG AAATCGTCACCAGCATGAAGTTCACCTATGACTGTCGTCACTTGATCACAGTGTCTGGAGACAG CTGCGTGTTCATCTGGCACCTGGGCCCGGAGCTCACCAACTGCATGAAGCAGCACTTGCTGGAGATCGACCGCCGGGAGCAGCAGCGGCAGGAAACGAAGGACGGGATGTGGAGCAGCCAGCCCAG GCAGGAGACATATGTATCCATGCCCAGCGAGACATGCTCCCTAAGCCCTGGAGAACAGACGGAGGATGAGCTGGAAGACGAGTGTGAACCTGAAGAGTTGCTGAAGACACCGTCCAAGGAGAGCTTGGATCCAG ATCCTCAGTGCCTGCTGACCAACGGCAAGCTGCCACTCTGGGCAAAGCGGCTG CTAGGAGATGACGATGATGTGGTGGATGGCTCAGCCTTCCATGCCAGGCGCAGCTACCAGCCGCATGGCCGCTGGGCAGAGCGGGCTGACCAGGAGCCCCTCAAGACCATCCTGGATGCCCGGGACCTGGATTGCTACTTTACCCCCATGAAGCCCGAGAGCCTGGAGGACTCCCTTCTGGATACAGTGGAGCCACAGAGCCCGGCGGGCCTGCTGAGCGAG CCCGAGAGTCCCCGGGACGATGGCTGTGGgcatccctccttcctgcccctacAGAGGGAGTCCTCTGAGGCCAGCGAGCTCATCATCTACTCCCCAGAGGCGGAGGTGACGGTCACAGGGACAGACAG CGAGGACTGTGCGAAGGAGGGGATGAGGGAGCCCGGAGACCAGCAAGGCGACTGCTACCTCCAGGTCCCCTCCATCGGCTTGAAGCATCAGAGCCCACCTGAGG GATGCCCAGGTACCGCAGAAGAGTTGTCCCAGCCCGAAGTGCCAAGCATTTCCAACGGCTCCCTGCCCCAGACCCCTGAGCAGGAGAAATTCCTCCGCCACCACTTCGAGACACTTACTGACGCCCCCCCTGAGG AGCTCTTCCACGGATCCCTGAGGGACGTGCAGGCCTCTGAGGCTGAGGACTACTTCAATCCCCGGCTGAGCATCTCGGCCCAGTTCCTCTCCCGCCTCCAGAACACATCCAG GTTCAGCCACACCTGCCCTCCCCAGCTGCCCCTGCACCTTGGGAAGCCCCCAGAGGTCAAACGGTCAGACTTCAGAGGGAGCCAGCCCAGAGCAGAGCCCCCAAGAGTGGATGCTGGTTGCACCTCCCCGGGCAGGACCAGT GTTCTCTCTGTGGGGATGGCTGAGGAGCCCCTCGAGCCCCTGGAGGCCTGGTGCCCACTGA TGCTGCCCACAGACGGGAAGCCTCTGACGCCCACAGCCCTACCCACTCCAGGCCTGGCTCAGGAGGTCTGCACCCCCTCCACCCGCTCCTACCTGCAGACCACTGCCAGCTCCCGTGCCAAGATGTCACGTAGCATCTCTGTCGAGGACAGGGAGAGCCCTGTCCTGGCTGAGCTGCCAAGACCCCTCCGCAGACCCTCGTCCATGGGGGAGCTGGCCTCCCTGGGCCAGGATCTCCAGGCTGTCAGCACAGCAGCACCCAGTTCTGACAGCGAGGCCCAAgagcctgccctgccctcctggggcaaCCATGAGGCCCGAGCCAGCCTGAAACTGACCCTGTCGAACATATGTGATGGGCTcttgctgcccccacccctgctggAGCCTCCTACCACGTGCGTCTGGTCCCAGGAACCTGTAGCCACCCAGCCTGATGTCATGGCCGCAACAGCCAGCTTCCTGGCCCATAGCCCCATGGATGGGAGCACCCTGAGGCTCCACAACTCCGCCTTTCTCCCAAGGCTTCCAGCCCCTGAGCCCCTCAACACCCCTGCCCACCCCAACAAGCCCCCGCTTCCAGAGGCCAGTCCTGGGGCCCCTGGCAGCATCACCTCCCTCCTGGAGCCCACTCCTG atGCGCCCAGTCTACTGCAGGGCAGCCCCAGACGGTGGGGGGAGCCTGGGATGCCGGCTCCCCTTGAGCTGAGCAGTGTGGAGACCATTGTGCACAGACTGCAGACTACCTTCCAGGAAGCTCTGGACCTTTACCACCTG GTGGTCTCCAGTGACCAGGTGAGCGCTGAGCAGCGGCAGGCCCGGACTGAGCTGGCCTCCACCTTCCACTGGATCCACTGCCAGTTAGAGGCCAATGACTGGCTGCTTGGAACTGATGTGGCCCCAGACCAGGCCCTGCCTAGCCCAGGGCCCCCTTCCCCCCCTACATTGTGCCCCCTTGCCAGCCCCGATTTGCACGCCCTGCTGGAACACTACTCGGAGCTGCTGGTGCAGGCTGTGCGGAGGAAGGCCCGGGGGGACTGA